The following proteins come from a genomic window of Micromonospora echinofusca:
- a CDS encoding N-acetylmuramoyl-L-alanine amidase, which produces MTARPVARRRRGLLGATLAATLVLSGGSAMAAAPVSAAPEAGPPAAARLAAAFDTAAGRYDVPRDLLVALGYAETRLDGHGGAPSAAGGYGMMHLVSNPKLRTLDEAARLTGLSRGALRADPAANITGAAAVLRSYADRAGLDGAERDDVDEWYAPVARYGGAASPALARLYADAVYDLLGTGFDTGPAGVGSVQGRPVAPERDLPGASDEVGILSTDYGPAAWAPASTSNYTVASRPTSHPVRYIVIHVTQGSYAGSISWFQNPAAKASAHYTFRSSDGAVTQSVREKDIAWHAGNWTYNTQSIGIEHEGYVDNAAWFTDAMYRASATLTRSLANKYGIPKDRAHIIGHHEVPGATHTDPGPHWNWTYYMQLVNQQSGVGSGTVNTEGVSLNVRSGPGTGYSVVGSVADGAAVSIYCQAVGTTVTGPYGTTNVWDRIGTNRYVSDAFVLTGHDGFIPGVPRC; this is translated from the coding sequence ATGACTGCTCGACCCGTCGCGCGACGCAGGCGTGGGCTGCTCGGCGCCACGTTGGCCGCGACCCTGGTCCTGTCCGGCGGATCAGCCATGGCCGCCGCGCCGGTGTCGGCCGCCCCGGAGGCGGGCCCACCGGCCGCCGCCCGGCTGGCCGCCGCCTTCGACACCGCCGCCGGCCGCTACGACGTCCCCCGCGACCTGCTCGTCGCCCTCGGATACGCCGAGACCCGCTTGGACGGGCACGGCGGCGCCCCCAGCGCGGCGGGCGGCTACGGCATGATGCACCTGGTCAGCAACCCCAAGCTGCGCACCCTGGACGAGGCGGCGCGGCTGACCGGGCTCAGCCGTGGCGCGCTGCGCGCCGACCCCGCCGCGAACATCACCGGGGCGGCTGCCGTCCTGCGCTCCTACGCCGACCGGGCCGGCCTGGACGGGGCCGAGCGCGACGACGTCGACGAGTGGTACGCCCCGGTCGCCCGCTACGGCGGGGCGGCCAGCCCGGCGCTCGCCCGGCTCTACGCGGACGCCGTCTACGACCTGCTCGGCACCGGCTTCGACACCGGTCCCGCCGGGGTGGGCAGCGTCCAGGGCCGCCCGGTGGCGCCGGAGCGGGACCTGCCGGGCGCCTCGGACGAGGTCGGCATCCTCAGCACCGACTACGGGCCGGCCGCCTGGGCACCGGCCAGCACCAGCAACTACACGGTGGCGAGCCGACCCACCAGCCACCCGGTGCGGTACATCGTCATCCACGTCACGCAGGGCAGCTACGCCGGCTCGATCAGCTGGTTCCAGAACCCGGCCGCCAAGGCCAGCGCACACTACACGTTCCGCTCCTCCGACGGGGCGGTGACCCAGTCGGTGCGGGAGAAGGACATCGCCTGGCACGCCGGCAACTGGACCTACAACACCCAGTCCATCGGCATCGAGCACGAGGGGTACGTCGACAACGCGGCCTGGTTCACCGACGCGATGTACCGGGCGTCGGCGACCCTGACCCGCAGCCTCGCCAACAAGTACGGCATTCCGAAGGACCGGGCGCACATCATCGGTCACCACGAGGTCCCCGGCGCCACCCACACCGACCCGGGCCCCCACTGGAACTGGACCTACTACATGCAGCTGGTCAACCAGCAGAGCGGCGTCGGCTCCGGCACGGTGAACACCGAGGGGGTGAGCCTCAACGTGCGCTCCGGCCCCGGCACCGGCTACAGCGTCGTGGGTTCCGTCGCCGACGGCGCGGCCGTCAGCATCTACTGCCAGGCCGTCGGCACCACGGTGACCGGCCCCTACGGCACCACCAACGTCTGGGACCGGATCGGCACCAACCGGTACGTCTCAGACGCCTTCGTCCTGACCGGTCACGACGGCTTCATCCCCGGCGTGCCGCGCTGCTGA